From Orcinus orca chromosome 3, mOrcOrc1.1, whole genome shotgun sequence, a single genomic window includes:
- the YIPF5 gene encoding protein YIPF5 isoform X1 — MSGFDNLNTDFYQTSYSIDDQSQQSYDYGGSGGPYSKQYAGYDYSHQGRFVPPDMVQPQQPYTGQIFQPAQAYTPTTPQPLYGNNFEDEPPLLEELGINFDHIWQKTLTVLHPLKVADGSIMNETDLAGPMVFCLAFGATLLLAGKIQFGYVYGISAIGCLGMFCLLNLMSMTGVSFGCVASVLGYCLLPMILLSSFAVIFSLQGMVGIILTAGIIGWCSFSASKIFISALAMEGQQLLVAYPCALLYGIFALISVF, encoded by the exons ATGTCAGGCTTTGACAACTTAAACACAGATTTCTACCAGACAAGTTACAGCATCGATGACCAATCACAGCAGTCCTACGATTATGGAGGAAGTGGAGGACCTTATAGCAA ACAGTATGCTGGCTATGACTACTCGCACCAAGGCCGGTTTGTCCCTCCAGACATGGTGCAGCCACAACAGCCGTACACCGGGCAGATTTTCCAGCCAGCTCAGGCGTATACTCCAACTACGCCTCAGCCATTATATGGAAACAACTTTGAGGATGAGCCACCTTTATTAGAAG aattaGGTATCAATTTTGATCACATCTGGCAAAAAACACTCACAGTGTTACACCCATTAAAAGTAGCAGATGGCAGCATCATGAATGAGACTGACTTGGCAGGACCAATGGTTTTTTGCCTTGCTTTTGGAGCCACATTGTTACTG GCTGGCAAAATCCAGTTTGGCTATGTATATGGGATCAGTGCAATTGGATGCCTAGGAATGTTTTGTTTATTAAACTTAATGAGTATGACTGGTGTTTCCTTCGGTTGTGTGGCAAGTGTCCTTGGATATTGTCTTCTTCCCATGATCCTGCTTTCCAGCTTTGCAGTGATATTTTCTTTGCA AGGAATGGTAGGAATCATTCTCACTGCTGGAATTATTGGATGGTGTAGTTTTTCTGCttccaaaatttttatttctgcattaGCCATGGAAGGACAGCAACTTCTAGTAGCATATCCTTGTGCTTTGCTATACGGAATCTTTGCCctaatttctgttttttga
- the YIPF5 gene encoding protein YIPF5 isoform X2 yields MVQPQQPYTGQIFQPAQAYTPTTPQPLYGNNFEDEPPLLEELGINFDHIWQKTLTVLHPLKVADGSIMNETDLAGPMVFCLAFGATLLLAGKIQFGYVYGISAIGCLGMFCLLNLMSMTGVSFGCVASVLGYCLLPMILLSSFAVIFSLQGMVGIILTAGIIGWCSFSASKIFISALAMEGQQLLVAYPCALLYGIFALISVF; encoded by the exons ATGGTGCAGCCACAACAGCCGTACACCGGGCAGATTTTCCAGCCAGCTCAGGCGTATACTCCAACTACGCCTCAGCCATTATATGGAAACAACTTTGAGGATGAGCCACCTTTATTAGAAG aattaGGTATCAATTTTGATCACATCTGGCAAAAAACACTCACAGTGTTACACCCATTAAAAGTAGCAGATGGCAGCATCATGAATGAGACTGACTTGGCAGGACCAATGGTTTTTTGCCTTGCTTTTGGAGCCACATTGTTACTG GCTGGCAAAATCCAGTTTGGCTATGTATATGGGATCAGTGCAATTGGATGCCTAGGAATGTTTTGTTTATTAAACTTAATGAGTATGACTGGTGTTTCCTTCGGTTGTGTGGCAAGTGTCCTTGGATATTGTCTTCTTCCCATGATCCTGCTTTCCAGCTTTGCAGTGATATTTTCTTTGCA AGGAATGGTAGGAATCATTCTCACTGCTGGAATTATTGGATGGTGTAGTTTTTCTGCttccaaaatttttatttctgcattaGCCATGGAAGGACAGCAACTTCTAGTAGCATATCCTTGTGCTTTGCTATACGGAATCTTTGCCctaatttctgttttttga